The Bos indicus x Bos taurus breed Angus x Brahman F1 hybrid chromosome 3, Bos_hybrid_MaternalHap_v2.0, whole genome shotgun sequence genome includes a window with the following:
- the ETV3L gene encoding ETS translocation variant 3-like protein — MHCSCLAKGLPAISAAGNAWIPGLAFPDWAYKAESSPGSRQIQLWHFILELLQKEEFHHVIAWQQGEYGEFVIKDPDEVARLWGRRKCKPQMNYDKLSRALRYYYNKRILHKTKGKRFTYKFNFSKLIVVNYPLWEIRTAPSPCLLLGAPALFQPALLPMGMKSELLHSMLFTHRAMAEQLAGQWTPQGPPEASGNKKGSSSSVHRLGSAPVPCRPGPCCHLGSPLNDLPSFASFTPPLPFAVPSNWPRLSAPFLPPVAPELPFPGSSTPGTLLPGSICAPAAQHFPELPLLARLAQGAEERLRLWSLRPEGLEVKPETTSAPREGFSSERQGTSTGEEGPASPSLASFKAVWPLDPP; from the exons ATGCACTGCAGCTGCTTGGCCAAGGGCCTCCCTGCCATCTCCGCTGCTGGTAACGCCTGGATCCCAG gCCTGGCCTTCCCCGACTGGGCCTACAAAGCCGAGTCGTCCCCAGGCTCCCGGCAGATCCAGCTGTGGCACTTCATCCTAGAGCTGCTGCAGAAGGAGGAGTTCCACCATGTCATTGCCTGGCAGCAGGGAGAATACGGGGAATTCGTCATCAAGGATCCAGACGAGGTGGCCCGCCTCTGGGGCCGCAGGAAGTGCAAACCACAGATGAATTACGACAAGCTGAGCCGGGCCCTCAG ATATTACTACAATAAGAGGATCCTGCACAAGACCAAAGGCAAAAGGTTCACTTACAAGTTCAACTTCAGCAAGCTCATCGTCGTTAACTACCCTCTGTGGGAGATCCGGACAGCCCCGTCCCCCTGCTTGCTGCTGGGGGCCCCTGCTCTATTTCAGCCAGCGCTGCTCCCCATGGGTATGAAGAGTGAG CTCCTACACAGCATGCTGTTCACCCATCGGGCCATGGCGGAGCAGCTGGCTGGACAGTGGACCCCTCAAGGGCCACCAGAGGCCTCTGGGAACAAGAAGgggagcagcagcagtgtccaCC gACTTGGCTCTGCCCCGGTCCCCTGCCGGCCTGGCCCTtgctgccacctggggagccccctgAACGACCTGCCCAGTTTTGCCTCCTTCACCCCTCCCCTACCATTCGCTGTCCCCTCCAACTGGCCCCGCCTCTCAGCACCCTTCTTGCCCCCTGTCGCCCCAGAGCTGCCCTTCCCAGGGTCCTCCACGCCAGGCACCCTGCTCCCAGGATCCATTTGTGCCCCAGCAGCCCAGCATTTTCCAGAGCTTCCACTGTTGGCCAGACTGGCGCAGGGGGCTGAGGAGAGGCTCCGACTCTGGTCCCTGAGGCCCGAGGGGCTGGAGGTAAAGCCCGAGACCACATCGGCTCCCAGGGAGGGCTTCTCCTCAGAGAGACAGGGAACCAGCACTGGAGAGGAAGGCCCCGCATCCCCCAGTCTGGCGAGCTTCAAAGCGGTGTGGCCCCTGGATCCTCCTTAA